A genome region from Planctomycetota bacterium includes the following:
- a CDS encoding L-rhamnose isomerase translates to MPKKALDVTQPPKAAHVRAAYKLARERFAALGVDADQAMRAALAIPISVQCWQADDVRGLEVHEGAVDSGGLQATGNYPGAARNGDEIRADFDAAAALIPGKLRFNIHAMYAETGGRRVDRDELEPKHFARWIDWSKARRRGLDFNPTLFAHPMVKDGLTLSSSDDAARAFWIRHCLATRRIANAIGKALGSPCINNIWIPDGRKDSAVDRMGPRHRLLHALDEVLDRKLPHVVDAVESKLFGIGCEDYTVGSHEFYLAYAATRGVALCYDLGHFHPTESVADKLSATLLFVDKLLIHASRGIRWDSDHVVRFTDELRAVCDEAVRSGALGDILWALDYFDASINRVAAWVIGARALRKALLYALIEPFEAIAGREEAGNGAAKLALVEHRAELPFAAVWDYACLWADVPVGAAWLRDVAAYEIHARGERG, encoded by the coding sequence ATGCCGAAGAAGGCCCTTGACGTGACCCAGCCCCCGAAGGCCGCGCACGTGCGCGCCGCGTACAAGCTGGCCCGCGAGCGCTTCGCCGCGCTCGGCGTGGACGCCGATCAGGCGATGCGCGCCGCCCTGGCCATCCCCATCTCGGTCCAGTGCTGGCAAGCCGACGACGTGCGCGGACTCGAGGTTCACGAGGGCGCGGTAGATTCCGGCGGCCTCCAGGCCACGGGCAACTACCCCGGTGCGGCCCGCAACGGCGACGAGATCCGCGCCGACTTCGATGCCGCGGCCGCTCTCATCCCCGGCAAGCTCCGCTTCAACATCCACGCCATGTACGCCGAAACCGGCGGCCGGCGCGTGGACCGCGACGAGCTGGAGCCCAAGCACTTCGCCCGCTGGATTGACTGGTCGAAGGCCCGCCGCCGCGGCCTCGACTTCAATCCCACCCTCTTCGCGCACCCGATGGTGAAGGACGGCCTCACGCTGTCGAGCTCCGACGACGCGGCCCGCGCCTTCTGGATTCGCCACTGCCTCGCCACCCGCCGCATCGCCAATGCCATCGGCAAGGCCCTCGGCTCGCCCTGCATCAACAATATCTGGATCCCCGACGGCCGCAAGGACTCTGCCGTAGACCGCATGGGCCCGCGCCACCGCCTGCTCCACGCCCTCGACGAAGTCCTCGACCGCAAGCTCCCGCACGTGGTAGACGCCGTCGAGAGCAAGCTCTTCGGCATCGGGTGCGAGGACTACACGGTCGGCTCGCACGAGTTCTACCTCGCCTACGCGGCCACGCGCGGCGTCGCCCTGTGCTACGACCTCGGGCACTTCCACCCCACCGAGAGCGTGGCAGACAAGCTCTCCGCCACGCTGCTGTTCGTGGACAAACTGCTCATCCACGCCAGCCGCGGCATCCGGTGGGACAGCGACCACGTGGTCCGCTTCACCGACGAGTTGCGCGCCGTTTGCGACGAAGCGGTCCGCAGCGGCGCCCTGGGCGACATCCTGTGGGCGCTCGACTACTTCGACGCCAGCATCAACCGCGTGGCCGCGTGGGTGATCGGCGCGCGGGCGTTGCGCAAGGCGCTCCTCTACGCCCTGATCGAGCCCTTCGAGGCCATCGCCGGGCGCGAAGAGGCCGGCAACGGCGCGGCCAAGCTCGCCCTCGTCGAGCACCGCGCCGAGCTCCCCTTCGCCGCCGTGTGGGACTATGCGTGCCTGTGGGCCGACGTGCCCGTCGGCGCCGCCTGGCTCCGCGACGTCGCCGCCTATGAAATCCACGCCCGTGGCGAGCGAGGGTGA
- a CDS encoding 16S rRNA methyltransferase has protein sequence MSALDDLVAAVLATPKYRAVCPDTVRRLGAAELAKRSGPKAALKATKARLHQVFGAFERAPDYERLFGELAAARASGEAEAFRAACRAALNCHASTSERLPILGRFYAEVFALTGVPSRVLDLACGLHPLAIPWMGLPPEASYRACDLDGRAVGFLNRCGPLLGRGFEAFHADILCSPPAEEADVAFLLKAAASLERQERGGALRVLDALRARHTVVSFPVASLGGRAKGMRENYETGFRQMLRGRPWRAQRLPFPAELAFVVTK, from the coding sequence ATGTCTGCTCTCGACGACCTCGTGGCCGCCGTGCTCGCGACGCCGAAGTACCGGGCCGTGTGCCCCGACACCGTGCGGCGACTGGGCGCGGCCGAGCTGGCGAAGCGCTCGGGCCCGAAGGCCGCGCTGAAGGCGACGAAAGCGCGCCTCCACCAGGTGTTCGGCGCCTTCGAGCGCGCGCCCGACTACGAGCGCCTCTTCGGCGAGCTCGCGGCGGCCCGCGCCAGCGGCGAGGCCGAGGCATTCCGCGCGGCCTGCCGCGCGGCCCTGAACTGCCACGCCTCGACCAGCGAGCGCCTGCCGATTCTCGGCCGCTTCTACGCCGAGGTCTTCGCCCTCACGGGCGTGCCCTCGCGCGTGCTCGACCTGGCCTGCGGCCTGCACCCGCTGGCCATTCCCTGGATGGGCCTGCCGCCGGAGGCGTCGTATCGGGCCTGCGACCTCGATGGCCGCGCCGTCGGCTTCCTGAACCGCTGCGGGCCGCTCCTCGGGCGGGGCTTCGAGGCGTTTCACGCGGATATCCTGTGTTCGCCCCCGGCCGAGGAGGCCGACGTGGCCTTCCTGCTCAAGGCGGCGGCCAGCCTCGAACGCCAGGAGCGGGGCGGGGCGCTCCGTGTTCTCGACGCCTTGCGCGCGCGGCACACGGTCGTGTCGTTCCCCGTGGCCAGCCTCGGCGGGCGCGCCAAAGGCATGCGGGAGAACTACGAGACGGGCTTCCGCCAGATGCTCCGCGGCCGGCCCTGGCGGGCGCAGCGCCTGCCGTTCCCCGCCGAGCTGGCCTTCGTCGTGACGAAATGA